In one Umezawaea sp. Da 62-37 genomic region, the following are encoded:
- a CDS encoding ABC transporter ATP-binding protein, which produces MSGASAATGHALPVAGSGETAREVWRLSRGHRLRLAAVGVLGVVSTGVNVIPPVIIGFLVDRVQAGTADLGTVLTVTAVMALSAVLGTIGTAVTIVLATRVYHTILAALREQLVGRAMTLPQHIVERAGTGDLISRTSDDVTAVADAAPAVIPALTVSAFTIVVSLGGLAALEWPYAAAFAVVLPVYALVMRWYLRIGPRVYGAERAAMSARAQQILESQRGYATVLGLGLTERRHHTVMAASWGVAVHTLRARTVMAMLSLRLNLGECLSLATVLVVGFVLIDADASTVGGATAATLIVLRLLGPINELLYVVDDLQSALASLSRMIGVATIPEEAGEPAATADAGIAVRLHEVAFRYGDGPSVFDDLTLDIPTGERVAVVGASGAGKTTLAAVIAGIHLPGAGTVAQPGRTTLITQETHVFAGTLRDNLTLAAPAATDHDIRAALDATGAAGLLDLLPDDLDTMIGTGGHPITGAQAQQLALARLLLADPELAILDEATAEAGSTHAGLLDRAAEAALRGRTGLVIAHRLSQAATCDRIVVMEHGRIIETGTHDELVAAGGVYGGLWSAWEAGRSMNDKLGRTD; this is translated from the coding sequence ATGAGCGGGGCATCAGCGGCAACCGGGCACGCGCTGCCGGTCGCGGGCAGCGGGGAGACGGCCAGGGAGGTGTGGCGGCTCAGCCGCGGGCACCGGCTCCGGCTCGCCGCCGTCGGGGTGCTGGGGGTCGTCAGCACCGGCGTCAACGTGATCCCGCCCGTGATCATCGGGTTCCTCGTCGACCGGGTGCAGGCCGGTACCGCCGACCTCGGCACCGTGCTGACGGTCACGGCCGTCATGGCGCTCTCGGCGGTTCTCGGCACGATCGGCACCGCGGTGACGATCGTGCTCGCCACCCGCGTCTACCACACCATCCTCGCCGCGCTGCGCGAACAGCTCGTGGGCCGCGCCATGACACTCCCGCAGCACATCGTCGAACGCGCCGGGACCGGGGACCTGATCTCCCGGACCAGCGACGACGTCACCGCCGTGGCCGATGCCGCACCCGCCGTGATCCCGGCGCTCACCGTCAGCGCGTTCACCATCGTCGTGTCGCTGGGCGGGCTCGCGGCACTGGAATGGCCGTACGCCGCCGCGTTCGCCGTCGTGCTGCCCGTGTACGCGCTCGTCATGCGCTGGTACCTCCGCATCGGCCCGCGGGTGTACGGCGCCGAACGCGCGGCGATGAGCGCGCGGGCGCAGCAGATCCTCGAATCACAGCGCGGCTACGCCACCGTGCTCGGGCTCGGGCTCACCGAGCGGCGGCACCACACCGTGATGGCCGCGTCCTGGGGCGTCGCGGTGCACACGCTCCGGGCGCGCACCGTGATGGCCATGCTCAGCCTCCGCCTGAACCTCGGCGAATGCCTGAGCCTGGCCACCGTCCTCGTCGTCGGCTTCGTCCTGATCGACGCGGACGCGTCCACCGTCGGCGGCGCCACCGCCGCGACGCTGATCGTCCTGCGCCTGCTCGGGCCGATCAACGAGCTGCTGTACGTCGTCGACGACCTCCAATCGGCCCTCGCGTCGCTCAGCCGCATGATCGGGGTCGCCACCATCCCGGAGGAAGCGGGCGAGCCGGCAGCGACAGCGGACGCGGGCATCGCCGTGCGGCTCCACGAGGTGGCATTCCGCTACGGCGACGGCCCCAGCGTGTTCGACGACCTCACCCTCGACATCCCCACCGGTGAGCGCGTCGCCGTGGTCGGCGCCTCCGGGGCGGGCAAGACGACGCTGGCCGCCGTCATCGCCGGCATCCACCTGCCCGGCGCCGGGACGGTGGCCCAGCCCGGCCGAACCACGTTGATCACCCAGGAGACGCACGTGTTCGCCGGCACGCTGCGGGACAACCTCACGCTCGCCGCCCCCGCGGCGACCGACCACGACATCCGCGCAGCGCTGGACGCCACCGGGGCAGCCGGTCTGCTCGACCTGCTGCCGGACGACCTCGACACGATGATCGGCACCGGCGGGCATCCGATCACCGGTGCGCAGGCTCAACAGCTCGCCCTCGCCCGGCTGCTGCTCGCCGACCCGGAACTGGCGATCCTCGACGAGGCGACCGCCGAGGCGGGCTCCACCCACGCGGGGTTGTTGGACCGCGCCGCCGAGGCGGCTCTGCGCGGTCGCACCGGATTGGTGATCGCGCATCGCCTCTCCCAGGCCGCGACCTGCGACCGGATCGTCGTCATGGAGCACGGCCGGATCATCGAGACCGGAACGCATGACGAACTGGTCGCCGCCGGTGGCGTGTACGGCGGGCTGTGGAGCGCGTGGGAAGCCGGACGGAGCATGAACGACAAGTTGGGAAGGACTGACTGA
- a CDS encoding ABC transporter ATP-binding protein has translation MRNASHADPSGLGRGPLTRRLPVLWQAPTDPPEVQPFETSAESTAGRFLLRVILSVRRITVPATLAAIVWQVGEAAVPVVMGLAIDRALATGDVGQLVLWLGVLVSLYIVLTVAAKFAVQLTAYAIQLLQHRLRSTLSTGVLHPVGGSVHAPGGDVVSVMTNDVARLANGVQLVIMPIARITTIGFIAVSLLTTHWLLGLAVLVGAPVAVWLMGVLSERLSRDTREYQGLLATTVGLATDVVAGYRVVKGMRAEAEATSRYRRASQETLVGAKRNAGLLGRFLMGSGVVTGTFVAAVMGLAGWFAVDGQLSIGELIAAVGLAQALLPQIQSIANDSIPNLAGARASSARILDVLKTDVAVTPEPDGAARPVVPRLPVLEVSTPSATIRVEPGELVGVRADDLTAARVAEALLDPREPGSEVAVRLDGIAARELTAQEYRSWVTFTPHRVTLFSGTIRDNLTATAARPELVAAAVRAAACGDFAADLDLPVGEDGNRFSGGQLQRLALARALASDAPVLVLHDPTTAVDSVTEHTIAKGLREVRAGRSTLLITSSPALLGSCDRVVDLLEDAPMRARTTT, from the coding sequence ATGAGGAACGCCTCGCACGCCGACCCGTCGGGGCTGGGGCGGGGACCTCTGACCCGTCGGTTGCCCGTGCTCTGGCAGGCGCCCACCGATCCGCCCGAGGTCCAGCCGTTCGAGACCAGCGCAGAGAGCACGGCCGGTCGATTCCTGTTGCGCGTGATCCTCTCCGTGAGGCGGATCACCGTGCCTGCGACGCTGGCGGCGATCGTGTGGCAGGTGGGCGAGGCCGCGGTCCCGGTGGTGATGGGCCTCGCGATCGACCGGGCGTTGGCGACCGGGGACGTGGGCCAGTTGGTGCTGTGGCTCGGCGTACTGGTGTCCTTGTACATCGTGTTGACGGTGGCGGCGAAGTTCGCCGTCCAGCTGACCGCGTACGCGATACAGCTGTTGCAGCACCGCCTCCGGAGCACCCTTTCGACCGGCGTGCTGCATCCGGTCGGCGGCAGCGTCCACGCGCCGGGCGGCGACGTCGTCTCGGTGATGACCAACGACGTCGCCCGCCTGGCCAACGGGGTCCAGCTCGTGATCATGCCGATCGCGAGGATCACGACCATCGGATTCATCGCTGTGTCGCTGCTGACGACGCACTGGCTGCTGGGGCTCGCGGTGCTGGTGGGGGCGCCGGTGGCGGTGTGGTTGATGGGCGTTCTCAGCGAGCGGCTGTCACGGGACACCCGCGAGTACCAGGGACTGCTGGCCACCACGGTCGGACTGGCCACGGATGTCGTGGCCGGCTACCGGGTGGTCAAGGGGATGCGCGCCGAGGCCGAGGCGACCAGCAGGTACCGGCGGGCGAGCCAGGAGACGCTGGTCGGTGCCAAGCGCAACGCGGGACTGCTGGGGAGGTTCCTGATGGGCTCCGGCGTGGTCACCGGCACGTTCGTCGCAGCGGTGATGGGGCTGGCGGGCTGGTTCGCCGTGGACGGGCAGCTGAGCATCGGCGAGCTGATCGCCGCCGTCGGCCTCGCCCAGGCGCTGCTGCCGCAGATCCAGTCGATCGCGAACGATTCCATCCCCAACCTCGCCGGAGCCCGCGCCTCGTCCGCGCGCATCCTCGACGTGCTGAAGACCGACGTCGCCGTGACGCCCGAGCCCGACGGCGCGGCGCGGCCGGTGGTTCCGCGGCTGCCGGTGCTGGAGGTGTCCACGCCCAGCGCGACGATCCGGGTGGAGCCCGGCGAACTCGTGGGAGTGCGCGCCGACGACCTGACCGCCGCCCGCGTCGCGGAGGCGCTGCTGGATCCCCGCGAGCCCGGCAGCGAGGTGGCGGTGCGGCTGGACGGGATCGCCGCGCGGGAGTTGACCGCGCAGGAGTACCGCTCCTGGGTCACGTTCACGCCGCACCGGGTCACGCTGTTCAGCGGGACGATCCGCGACAACCTCACCGCCACCGCGGCTAGACCCGAGCTGGTGGCAGCCGCGGTGCGGGCTGCGGCATGCGGTGATTTCGCCGCCGATCTCGACCTCCCGGTCGGCGAGGACGGCAATCGCTTCTCCGGCGGCCAGCTCCAGCGACTCGCGCTGGCCCGCGCCTTGGCGAGCGACGCGCCGGTGCTCGTGCTGCACGACCCGACCACGGCGGTCGACTCGGTCACCGAGCACACGATCGCGAAGGGGCTGCGCGAGGTCCGCGCTGGCCGCTCGACCCTGCTGATCACCTCCTCCCCCGCGTTGCTGGGCAGCTGCGACCGCGTCGTCGACCTGCTCGAGGACGCACCGATGCGCGCAAGGACGACGACATGA